The Clostridium sp. AWRP genome has a window encoding:
- a CDS encoding sigma-70 family RNA polymerase sigma factor yields the protein MMIIQRDEFANYIKQYERLIITICLSFTKNYFDAEDLAQQTFLAAYKNYEKFQGENFKAWLTKIAVNKCKDYMKSPARKINSLTDEEYECLEDEKSCIEDTVIENDTSQKIHDLCNKLKEPYRTVAINYFCKDIKLSHMAESTGQKLKTLQTHLYRSKKLLKVLWREEFM from the coding sequence GTGATGATTATTCAAAGAGATGAATTTGCAAATTATATAAAACAATATGAACGTTTAATCATTACTATATGTTTATCTTTTACAAAAAATTATTTTGATGCAGAGGATTTGGCACAACAAACTTTTCTGGCTGCTTATAAAAATTATGAGAAGTTTCAAGGAGAAAATTTTAAAGCCTGGCTCACTAAAATTGCTGTAAACAAGTGTAAAGACTATATGAAAAGTCCTGCACGAAAAATAAATAGTTTAACTGATGAAGAATATGAATGTCTAGAAGATGAGAAAAGCTGTATTGAAGATACTGTGATAGAAAATGATACTTCACAGAAAATACATGACTTGTGTAATAAATTAAAGGAGCCTTACAGGACTGTAGCCATAAATTATTTTTGTAAAGATATTAAACTTTCCCATATGGCTGAATCTACGGGGCAAAAGCTAAAAACTCTGCAGACACATTTGTATAGATCAAAAAAATTATTAAAAGTTTTATGGAGGGAGGAGTTTATGTGA
- a CDS encoding DUF5668 domain-containing protein: MFKGRRVGTLTAGIVLVMFGTMFLLNRMLPNMNYYLIVSLWPIILVLLGIEIIAGYIINNEEKMKYDAGAIILVILLSLFSMGMAGAQFIILHFPQCKIIF; the protein is encoded by the coding sequence ATGTTTAAAGGTCGTAGAGTTGGCACTCTTACGGCAGGTATAGTGCTCGTTATGTTTGGAACAATGTTTTTGCTAAATAGAATGCTTCCCAATATGAATTATTATCTAATAGTGTCATTATGGCCTATTATTCTAGTACTTTTAGGTATTGAAATTATTGCAGGATATATAATAAATAATGAAGAAAAGATGAAATATGATGCAGGTGCCATTATTTTAGTAATATTATTATCTCTTTTTTCAATGGGTATGGCAGGTGCCCAATTTATAATTCTTCATTTTCCCCAATGTAAAATTATTTTCTAA
- a CDS encoding WS/DGAT domain-containing protein produces MLMTDVKRYKAETWDIMQFMFEKFNDHQLHCVIELDSHIDENCLKKAVCMSTWEFPLITCKFVEKKSSPYWQSCKFAADDIVKIIETEKIYEEIEKCIVLKTDTFKGPQLRINIIRSSTHDCLCIIINHMLCDAAGFKDYLYMLSYIYSNLKDNPGYTPNFQMSSRSVKQVLDNFDDLDKVKIFFSSSQVSKYNGGVYFPLEGDNNSPFVVIHKITNDRVKFIKKYAKESKTTINDIVIASYIRALYKELHCSHIALPCPVDLRRYIPEKKAQGICNLTSNMVCDIGKDIGRNYKETLLKVKKSMEHEKKSFSCLNGPMMLEIIFSLLPYKFAKSLISKSFHNPPIAMTNIGIIDKEKLSFYGAGIKDAYMNGSIKYKPYFQVALTTFDDEFTFSVNFCGTQKDRQKIKSFLQTLDDELPKLI; encoded by the coding sequence ATGTTAATGACTGATGTTAAAAGGTATAAAGCTGAAACTTGGGACATAATGCAATTTATGTTTGAAAAGTTCAATGATCATCAACTTCATTGCGTAATTGAATTGGATAGCCATATTGATGAAAATTGTTTAAAAAAAGCAGTGTGTATGTCAACCTGGGAATTTCCGTTAATAACCTGTAAGTTTGTAGAAAAGAAATCCTCACCTTATTGGCAAAGTTGTAAATTTGCAGCAGATGATATTGTAAAAATAATTGAAACTGAAAAAATTTATGAAGAGATAGAAAAATGTATTGTACTAAAAACAGATACATTTAAAGGACCACAACTTAGAATAAATATTATAAGAAGTAGTACACATGATTGTCTTTGCATAATAATTAATCATATGCTCTGTGATGCTGCAGGCTTTAAGGATTATCTTTATATGCTAAGCTATATATATTCCAATCTAAAAGATAACCCTGGCTATACCCCTAATTTTCAGATGAGTTCTAGAAGTGTAAAGCAGGTGCTGGATAATTTTGATGATTTGGATAAGGTTAAAATATTTTTTTCTTCATCACAGGTGTCTAAATACAATGGTGGTGTCTATTTTCCTTTGGAAGGAGACAATAATAGTCCTTTTGTTGTTATTCATAAGATTACTAATGACAGAGTTAAATTTATAAAAAAATATGCTAAGGAAAGTAAGACAACTATAAATGATATTGTTATCGCATCATATATAAGGGCTCTTTACAAGGAATTACATTGCAGCCATATAGCTCTTCCTTGCCCTGTGGATCTTAGAAGATATATTCCAGAAAAGAAGGCACAGGGAATATGTAACTTAACATCAAATATGGTATGTGATATAGGAAAAGATATAGGTAGAAATTATAAAGAAACTCTTTTGAAGGTAAAAAAGTCCATGGAACATGAAAAGAAAAGTTTTTCATGTCTTAATGGTCCAATGATGCTTGAAATTATATTTTCTCTATTGCCTTATAAATTTGCAAAATCACTTATATCAAAGTCATTCCACAATCCTCCTATAGCTATGACTAACATTGGAATTATAGATAAAGAGAAGCTTTCGTTTTATGGAGCTGGAATTAAAGATGCTTATATGAATGGCTCTATTAAATATAAGCCTTATTTTCAAGTCGCACTTACTACTTTTGATGATGAATTTACCTTTAGTGTAAACTTTTGTGGTACACAAAAAGATAGACAGAAGATCAAGAGTTTTTTGCAAACCCTTGATGATGAACTCCCCAAACTGATATAA
- a CDS encoding HAD family hydrolase gives MKYKYILFDLDGTITESKEGITKSVQYALKKFGIIVESLDLLEKFIGPPLKYSFSEYYGFDENKSLEAVQYYREYFEKKGIMENKVYDHIEDLLKQLKEMKLKLIIATSKPTKFSNIILNNFNLTPYFDAIVGSNMNGTRCTKGEVIKHVVEKYKINPNEAVMVGDRKYDMIGARQNNMDSIGVTYGYGSLEELKEKEPTYIVDNVMDILNKITQ, from the coding sequence ATGAAATATAAATATATATTATTTGATTTGGATGGAACAATTACAGAGTCTAAGGAAGGAATAACTAAATCAGTACAGTATGCATTGAAGAAATTTGGTATTATAGTGGAAAGCCTTGATTTGCTTGAAAAATTTATAGGGCCACCATTAAAGTATTCATTTAGTGAATATTATGGCTTTGATGAAAATAAATCTCTTGAGGCAGTGCAGTATTACAGAGAATATTTTGAGAAAAAAGGAATAATGGAAAACAAAGTGTATGACCATATTGAAGATTTACTAAAACAATTGAAAGAGATGAAATTAAAATTAATTATAGCGACATCAAAGCCTACTAAATTTTCAAATATAATATTAAATAACTTTAATCTAACCCCATATTTTGATGCCATTGTTGGCAGCAATATGAATGGGACAAGATGTACAAAAGGCGAGGTAATAAAGCATGTAGTAGAAAAGTATAAGATTAATCCTAATGAAGCTGTAATGGTAGGAGACAGAAAATATGATATGATAGGGGCAAGACAAAACAATATGGATTCTATAGGAGTAACCTATGGATATGGGTCTCTAGAAGAATTAAAAGAAAAAGAGCCAACTTATATAGTAGATAATGTAATGGATATATTGAATAAAATTACACAGTAA
- a CDS encoding collagen-like protein codes for MAKHRRSGHSKSSREFVDKNESENTETQEMEFDETSKYNMNGSKCHDESKDDCYHKCITICGKKGPKGDPGCPGPKGDRGDPGCTGPKGDKGDPGRPGAKGDKGDPGDPGAKGDKGDPGRPGSKGDKGDPGDPGAKGDKGDPGCSGPKGDKGDPGCPGPKGDKGNPGCPGPKGDKGDPGCPGPKGDKGNPGCPGPKGDKGDPGCPGDRGPKGDPGCPGPRGHDGEPGCPGPRGPKGDRGCPGPRGPKGEPCCPGLDEIEIKKIKEILDILDLKKIKQLQDEIE; via the coding sequence ATGGCAAAGCATAGAAGATCGGGTCACTCAAAAAGTAGCCGTGAATTTGTTGATAAAAATGAAAGCGAAAATACTGAGACTCAAGAAATGGAATTCGATGAGACAAGCAAATACAATATGAATGGTTCTAAATGCCATGATGAATCAAAAGATGATTGTTACCATAAGTGTATAACAATTTGCGGTAAGAAAGGTCCAAAAGGCGATCCTGGTTGTCCTGGTCCTAAAGGTGATAGAGGTGATCCCGGTTGCACTGGTCCTAAAGGTGATAAAGGCGATCCTGGCCGTCCTGGAGCTAAAGGTGACAAGGGCGATCCTGGCGATCCTGGAGCTAAAGGCGATAAGGGCGATCCCGGTCGTCCTGGATCTAAAGGTGATAAAGGTGATCCTGGCGATCCTGGAGCTAAAGGTGATAAGGGCGATCCTGGTTGTTCTGGTCCTAAAGGTGATAAAGGTGATCCCGGCTGCCCAGGACCTAAAGGCGACAAAGGAAATCCTGGCTGTCCTGGTCCTAAAGGTGATAAAGGTGATCCCGGCTGCCCAGGACCTAAAGGCGACAAAGGAAATCCTGGCTGTCCTGGTCCTAAAGGTGATAAAGGTGATCCCGGCTGCCCTGGAGATAGAGGTCCAAAAGGGGACCCTGGTTGCCCTGGTCCTAGAGGACATGATGGAGAACCTGGCTGTCCTGGCCCTAGAGGTCCAAAAGGAGACCGAGGCTGTCCTGGTCCTAGAGGTCCAAAAGGAGAGCCGTGCTGCCCTGGATTAGATGAAATAGAGATAAAGAAGATAAAAGAGATTCTGGATATCCTGGATCTAAAGAAGATAAAGCAGCTCCAAGATGAAATAGAGTGA
- a CDS encoding AraC family transcriptional regulator yields the protein MIKNTTQKVKRGYLKSDFEIFHLKDKKDIKFQFHYHNFNKIVIFISGNVTYLIEGKSYKLKPWDILLVNSNDIHKAIIDSNETYERIIMWLNSDFLVRYNHNCNLLSCFELASKQRFNLLRLEGTWLADVKKILFQIEDTFKNKELGYNVLRISYFLQFIVYINRLFLKQKNISESNDIKYDKSMDNILDYINKNLSKNLSVDALSSKFYVSKYYLMHKFKEQTGYTLHNYILQKRLIMANLLISNGENASDACTKSGFGDYSNFVRAFKKMFGLSPKKYYKS from the coding sequence ATGATTAAAAATACAACTCAAAAAGTAAAGAGAGGTTATTTGAAAAGTGATTTTGAAATATTCCACTTAAAGGATAAAAAAGATATTAAATTCCAATTTCACTATCATAATTTTAATAAAATAGTAATATTTATATCAGGTAATGTAACTTATCTAATAGAAGGTAAATCCTACAAATTAAAACCCTGGGATATACTTCTTGTAAACAGCAATGATATACACAAAGCTATAATAGACTCAAACGAAACCTATGAACGTATAATTATGTGGCTAAATTCAGACTTCCTAGTAAGATATAATCATAACTGTAATTTATTAAGCTGCTTTGAACTGGCATCAAAACAAAGATTTAATTTATTGAGACTTGAAGGTACATGGCTTGCAGATGTAAAAAAAATACTTTTTCAAATTGAAGACACCTTTAAAAACAAAGAATTGGGTTACAACGTACTGAGGATTTCATATTTTCTACAGTTTATAGTCTATATAAATAGATTGTTTTTAAAACAAAAAAATATTTCGGAATCCAATGACATAAAATATGATAAGAGCATGGATAATATTCTAGATTATATAAATAAGAATTTAAGCAAAAATCTTTCTGTAGATGCTCTATCCTCTAAATTTTATGTAAGTAAGTACTATTTAATGCACAAATTTAAAGAGCAAACCGGATATACCCTTCACAATTATATACTTCAGAAAAGATTGATTATGGCTAATTTGTTAATATCAAATGGTGAAAATGCATCAGATGCCTGCACAAAATCTGGTTTTGGAGATTACTCCAACTTTGTGCGAGCCTTTAAAAAGATGTTTGGACTTTCCCCTAAAAAATACTACAAGAGCTAA
- the dapA gene encoding 4-hydroxy-tetrahydrodipicolinate synthase, which yields MSLFTGSAVAIVTPFKEGTVNFDKLKELLEWHIKSGTKAIVVCGTSGEATTMTEKEKKDTIKFTVDTVNGRIPVIAGTGSNCTAQAVDMSVWAESIGVDGLLVITPYYNKTTQKGIIEHFKAINDRVKTPIIVYNVPGRTGLNILPKTLKKLCEFKNISGIKEASGNISQIAEMKALCDDRIDIYSGNDDQVIPILSLGGRGVISVMANIVPCDMGKMCELFFKGDIKAALKLQLDLYSLIKAMFIETNPIPVKTAMNILGKNVGNLRLPLTTMTGENLKILENELKNYGLL from the coding sequence ATGAGTTTATTTACTGGTTCTGCAGTTGCAATTGTAACTCCATTTAAAGAGGGCACTGTAAACTTTGATAAATTAAAGGAACTTTTAGAATGGCATATAAAATCAGGTACGAAAGCCATAGTTGTTTGTGGAACTTCAGGTGAAGCCACTACTATGACGGAAAAAGAAAAGAAAGATACTATAAAGTTTACTGTAGATACAGTAAATGGAAGAATACCGGTGATAGCTGGTACAGGTAGTAATTGTACTGCGCAGGCTGTAGATATGAGCGTATGGGCTGAAAGCATAGGGGTAGATGGGCTCCTCGTAATTACTCCTTATTACAATAAAACTACACAAAAAGGAATTATAGAACATTTTAAAGCAATAAACGATAGAGTAAAAACTCCTATAATAGTTTACAATGTTCCAGGAAGAACAGGGTTAAATATACTTCCAAAAACTTTGAAAAAATTATGCGAATTTAAAAACATAAGCGGAATAAAAGAAGCTAGTGGTAACATAAGTCAAATTGCTGAAATGAAAGCACTTTGTGATGACAGAATTGACATATATTCTGGAAATGATGATCAGGTAATTCCAATATTGTCTTTGGGGGGTCGCGGTGTAATATCTGTAATGGCAAATATAGTACCCTGTGATATGGGAAAAATGTGTGAATTATTCTTTAAAGGTGATATAAAGGCTGCACTTAAATTGCAGTTGGATTTATATTCGCTAATAAAGGCAATGTTTATAGAGACGAATCCTATTCCAGTAAAAACTGCTATGAACATTTTAGGTAAAAATGTTGGGAACTTGAGACTTCCTCTTACTACTATGACGGGTGAAAATTTAAAAATATTAGAAAATGAATTAAAAAATTACGGACTTTTATAA
- a CDS encoding dicarboxylate/amino acid:cation symporter → MKSFFKNYKFSIILLGSIILGAIIGVLLGSKALVLKPFGDLFLNLMFMVIIPLVFFSVTSAIANMKGMKRLGKIMASTFVVFICTALAASVIGFIGALIVNPARGIDYSALKKIVTAGGGAADKVKQVGLLQQIVNTLTVSDFVSLFSKSNMLQLIVFSVLFGISTSALGEKAESVAKFLEAASNVMMRMVKIIMYYAPIGLGCYFAAVIGSLGPQILQGYLRVFLLYIVISVIYYFGFFTFYAFLAGGKIGIKTFWKNAVAPTITALATCSSAASIPVNLECTKKMGVSEDIVETVIPLGANIHKDGSVIGGVMKITFLFGLFGRSMISPTAILSIIFVSFLVGAVMAAIPSGGMIGEMLILSVYGLPTELLPIIAVISVIIDAPATVLNSTGNTVASMVISRLVEGKLTFEKKYGIIENK, encoded by the coding sequence GTGAAAAGCTTTTTTAAAAACTATAAATTTTCAATTATATTATTAGGTTCAATAATTTTAGGTGCAATTATAGGCGTATTGTTAGGATCTAAAGCACTAGTATTAAAGCCTTTTGGAGATTTATTTTTAAATTTAATGTTTATGGTTATAATACCTTTGGTATTCTTTAGTGTTACTTCTGCTATAGCAAACATGAAAGGTATGAAAAGATTAGGTAAAATTATGGCAAGTACCTTTGTAGTATTTATATGTACTGCGCTTGCAGCGTCTGTAATTGGTTTTATAGGTGCTTTAATAGTAAATCCTGCAAGAGGTATAGATTATTCAGCCCTTAAAAAGATTGTAACAGCTGGAGGAGGTGCTGCTGATAAAGTGAAGCAAGTAGGGCTTTTACAGCAGATTGTGAATACTCTTACTGTTTCAGATTTTGTTTCTCTATTTTCTAAAAGTAATATGCTGCAGCTCATTGTATTTTCAGTACTTTTTGGTATTTCGACTTCAGCTCTTGGGGAAAAGGCTGAATCTGTTGCAAAATTTTTAGAGGCAGCATCTAATGTAATGATGAGAATGGTTAAAATAATAATGTATTATGCTCCAATAGGTCTTGGATGTTATTTTGCTGCAGTAATAGGATCTCTTGGACCACAAATACTTCAGGGATATTTAAGAGTATTTCTTCTATATATAGTTATATCAGTTATTTATTATTTTGGGTTCTTTACTTTCTATGCATTTTTAGCGGGTGGCAAGATTGGAATTAAAACATTCTGGAAAAATGCTGTAGCTCCAACAATAACAGCACTCGCAACTTGCTCGAGTGCAGCAAGTATTCCTGTTAATTTGGAATGCACAAAAAAAATGGGAGTATCGGAGGATATAGTTGAAACGGTAATTCCATTAGGGGCAAATATTCATAAAGATGGTTCTGTAATTGGTGGTGTTATGAAAATTACTTTCTTGTTTGGACTATTTGGAAGAAGTATGATTAGTCCTACAGCTATACTTTCCATAATTTTTGTATCCTTTTTAGTTGGAGCTGTAATGGCAGCTATACCTAGTGGAGGTATGATTGGTGAGATGCTTATATTAAGTGTGTACGGACTTCCAACGGAGTTGCTTCCTATAATTGCTGTCATAAGTGTAATAATAGATGCACCGGCTACTGTGCTTAATTCTACAGGAAATACAGTAGCTAGTATGGTAATATCCAGGCTTGTAGAGGGAAAGTTAACATTTGAAAAAAAGTATGGCATAATAGAAAATAAGTAA
- a CDS encoding SpoVR family protein, whose product MEYTGTDLEKWCDIIEDSSKKSGLDFYPQEFEIVSYTDMIGYEAYLGMPARYPHWSFGKSYDRTKSLYKYNLTGLPYEMVINSNPCLAYLMKDNTLLLQILTMAHVYGHNDFFKNNRLFKEGTKASYTLEMFKNDADMIREYINDPSIGYEGVEKILNAAHSIRFQTNRSIGVKKTEEESKEDLIDFIINHSQLEEWQKNVLYVVKKESAYFIPQVETKIMNEGWASYWHYKTLNRLDLSPPLHIEFIKRHNDIITPIMGGINPYYIGFKIFEDLDKRYGENKIFEVRALERDASFIRRYLTKELCYKLNLFEYAKQRSDYVIKEIPDEKGWIEIRNTLCNNCGMGSIPNIVVDDILKKDNTIVLKHIYDGRELNSSYMEATLKCIYELWGYPVKLNTKISNEDIEVCCSEPTTITYKTLRCD is encoded by the coding sequence CTGGAATATACAGGTACAGATTTAGAAAAATGGTGTGACATTATAGAAGATTCATCTAAAAAATCAGGACTTGACTTTTATCCTCAAGAATTTGAAATTGTAAGTTATACAGATATGATAGGATACGAAGCCTATCTGGGAATGCCTGCTAGATACCCTCACTGGAGTTTTGGCAAATCCTATGATAGGACAAAATCACTTTACAAATATAACCTTACAGGACTTCCTTATGAAATGGTAATAAACTCAAATCCCTGTCTTGCTTATTTGATGAAGGACAATACACTGCTGCTGCAAATTCTAACAATGGCTCATGTATACGGTCATAATGATTTCTTTAAAAATAACAGGTTGTTTAAAGAGGGTACTAAAGCATCCTATACTCTTGAAATGTTTAAAAATGACGCAGATATGATAAGAGAATATATAAATGACCCAAGCATCGGGTATGAAGGAGTAGAAAAAATTTTAAATGCCGCTCATTCCATAAGATTTCAAACAAACAGATCCATAGGTGTAAAAAAAACAGAGGAAGAATCAAAAGAAGACTTAATAGATTTTATTATAAATCACAGTCAACTAGAAGAATGGCAAAAAAATGTTTTATATGTAGTAAAAAAAGAATCTGCATATTTTATACCTCAGGTTGAAACAAAGATTATGAATGAAGGTTGGGCAAGTTACTGGCATTATAAGACCTTAAATAGACTTGACCTCTCGCCTCCACTTCACATTGAATTCATTAAAAGACATAATGATATAATTACACCTATTATGGGAGGAATTAACCCCTATTATATTGGCTTTAAAATATTTGAAGACTTAGATAAAAGATACGGAGAAAATAAGATATTTGAAGTAAGAGCGCTGGAAAGAGATGCCTCTTTTATTCGAAGATACTTAACAAAAGAGCTGTGTTATAAACTAAATTTATTTGAATATGCAAAACAACGCAGTGACTATGTAATAAAAGAAATTCCTGATGAAAAGGGATGGATTGAAATCAGAAATACCTTATGCAATAATTGTGGTATGGGTTCCATTCCCAATATTGTTGTTGATGATATTTTAAAAAAAGACAATACCATCGTATTAAAACATATTTACGATGGGAGAGAATTAAATTCAAGTTATATGGAAGCTACTTTAAAATGCATTTACGAATTATGGGGATATCCCGTTAAATTAAATACTAAAATAAGCAACGAAGATATAGAAGTATGCTGCAGTGAACCTACCACTATTACTTATAAAACTTTAAGATGTGATTAA
- the yhbH gene encoding sporulation protein YhbH translates to MAIFREFDPRDHHDRSLEDRRRHKQLVEKSIKDNLADIISEESIIGKSKDKKIKIPIKGIKEYHFIYGDNSPQVGSGDGSQKRGDKIGRSLEKNGGKGKGGAGNEEGEDMYETEITLEELMNYLLEDMELPLMDKKKFSDLLSKKSLKKAGYQRNGINPRLAKKRTVIEKLKRQQNSKRAIREASQDPLFQNKIISKDIDSRFPFRQEDLRYFRIKEKKKRELNAAVICVMDTSGSMDSTRKFLARSFFFILYQFVKAKYNNVEIKFISHSTKAKVVTENEFFHKVESGGTYISSGLNKALEVIEENYNPAYWNVYTFYVSDGDNWDEDNERALKAAKDLCEVCNLFSYAEIIPSYFGSNIKNIFRRGIDKNNFSTVTINEKQDLWISLKKILKKELEGR, encoded by the coding sequence ATGGCTATTTTTAGAGAATTTGATCCAAGGGATCACCATGATAGATCCTTAGAAGATAGAAGGCGCCACAAACAATTAGTAGAAAAATCCATAAAGGATAATCTTGCAGATATAATATCAGAAGAAAGCATTATAGGTAAGAGTAAAGATAAGAAAATTAAAATTCCCATAAAGGGCATTAAAGAATACCACTTTATATATGGAGACAATAGTCCCCAAGTTGGAAGTGGAGACGGATCTCAAAAAAGAGGAGATAAAATTGGAAGATCCCTAGAGAAAAATGGAGGAAAAGGCAAAGGCGGTGCAGGTAACGAAGAAGGGGAAGATATGTACGAAACAGAAATTACCCTAGAGGAACTTATGAATTACCTTCTTGAAGATATGGAGCTGCCTTTGATGGACAAAAAAAAATTTTCAGACCTACTGTCTAAAAAATCCTTAAAAAAAGCAGGATATCAAAGAAATGGAATAAATCCAAGGCTAGCTAAGAAAAGAACTGTTATAGAAAAGCTAAAAAGACAGCAAAATTCTAAAAGAGCCATTAGGGAAGCTAGCCAAGACCCTCTATTTCAAAATAAAATTATTTCTAAAGATATAGACTCAAGATTTCCTTTCAGACAGGAAGATTTAAGATATTTCAGGATAAAAGAGAAAAAAAAGCGAGAATTAAATGCTGCCGTCATATGCGTAATGGATACATCAGGTTCCATGGATAGCACAAGAAAATTCTTAGCTAGATCCTTTTTCTTTATTTTGTATCAATTTGTAAAAGCTAAATACAATAATGTTGAAATTAAATTTATTTCTCACTCTACTAAAGCAAAGGTTGTTACTGAAAATGAATTTTTCCACAAAGTAGAATCTGGTGGAACCTATATATCCAGCGGATTAAATAAAGCTCTTGAGGTAATTGAAGAAAATTATAATCCTGCTTACTGGAACGTATATACCTTTTATGTAAGTGACGGTGACAATTGGGATGAAGATAACGAGCGTGCTTTAAAAGCTGCCAAAGATTTATGTGAAGTCTGCAATCTTTTTAGCTATGCAGAAATCATACCCAGTTATTTTGGAAGTAATATAAAAAATATTTTCCGTCGAGGAATAGATAAAAATAACTTTTCTACTGTAACTATTAATGAGAAGCAAGACTTATGGATATCCCTTAAAAAAATATTGAAAAAAGAACTGGAAGGAAGGTGA